A segment of the Bacillus sp. es.034 genome:
GCTCATACCCACTCTGCCGAGACCTAATATCACGATGTCGGATCCGTGGATCGTAAAGTCTGTATGTTGAATAGCCATCATAATCGTTCCCTCTACTGTAGGGATGGAGTTATAGATGGCAACGTCGTCTCTTTCAAACAACTGAACAAGTTTGCGGTTCGTTGAAGACATGATTTGGTCCAAATACGCATTACTAATTCCTGAATAGATCGTACAGTGCTCTGGCGTTTCAGATACAATTTCTTCCGTTAACGTGATTTTCTCATTTGAAAAAATCGTATCGATTTCTCCTTGTAGATTCGTGCCGGGTACAGGTAAGATAATGGCATCCATCACTGAAAAGTCCACTTCATCGAGTTTTTCCTTTGTGGCCCCTGTAAAGGCATGATCTAATTGTTCAAAACCTACGAGTGATATTTTGGCATCCAACTCCGTAAGCTTTCGAATAATCTCAAGTTGACGAGCATCTCCGCCTAGAACTGCGATCTGCATTCCGGTCAGCATCACTGATTTCACCTACTTTTTACATAATCGCTATTCTAAATCCCTTTTCACTTCAACAGTGTATGTAGCACATACCCAATGGGTGAGAAGAAAAGCAGGTATGGACGGTTTGAGAAAAGCAGGCAAAATAAAAAACGGGTCAGGACCCGTTTCGTTTTGCTGCAGTATTGAATTAGTCATCCGAGACTTCCAAAATGATCATATCTGCCCCGATTGTCCTGATCTGATGCCAGGGAACCCGGATTTCTCCCCCCTGCTTCCTCAGCCATTTCCCGGTGGGGATGATCAGTGCACTGATGCTGCCTGACTTATCATTAAATTCAAGATCTGTCTGGCCAAGGATGCCAAGCCGCTCCGCTTTTTTATAATCAACGATTTCCTTCCCGCTTAATTCACTTAGCCTCATGATTGTATCCCCCTAAAAAAAGCTATGTAGTACAATGTATACACTGTCCACCTTCTTTAGAAGAAAAACTTTACCGTTCCATAAAAAAAAGCAGCCCTCCTGAGGACTGCTTTTCACGTTCATTTTTTCATGTTTTGAGGCAGGTTTCCATCCGGGCTGATGAGTGAGGAAGCATAGTCATCCGTGAAGATGTCCAAAGCCAGACGGTTGACTTTATCCATGGTCACACCATCGATTTCTTCGACGATCTCGTCCAGGGTCCGGTGTCGTTTCAGCAGTAATTCATTCTTTCCGTTCCTGCTCATACGGCTATTGGTGCTTTCTAAGCTCAGCATAAGGTTTCCTTTTAACTGCTCCTTGCTGTTTTGCAGTTCTTTAGAGGTGATCCCTTCTGCTTTAAGAGCTTGCAGTGTACTGTCGATGGTATCGAATAATTGATCTAATTGATTGGCCCCTGTTCCCCCGTAAATGGTCACCATGCCGCTGTCTTCGTATGCGGAGTGATAGGAGAATACAGAATAGGCAAGGCCTCTCTGTTCGCGAACCTCCTGGAACAGACGGGAAGACATACTGCCACCCAATACGTTATTCAACACAATCAAGTTGTAAATGTCAGGATGACCGATCTCAAGACCATCGAACCCTAAGCATAAATGTGCCTGTTCCGTATCTTTCTTACGGGCAAGCTTATTGTAATGAAAAGCAGGTTTGATCCTCTCTTCAGGTCCTTTACCACCTTGGTATGAACCGAATAACTTCTCAACCTCTTTGATGAATGACTCATCCACATTTCCGGCCACGGATACCACAACTTGATCCGGTGTGTACATATCATGCATATATTCCTTCAGTTTAGACTGATTGAATGTGTTTAAAGTATCTTCCGTTCCCAAGATCGGATACCCCAGTGGATGCTCTTCATAAATTGCCTTACTGAGCAGATCATGTACGATATCGTCGGGGGTGTCTTCATACATTTTGATTTCCTCATACACCACATTTTTTTCTTTATTCAATTCCTCTTCTACATAAGTGGAATTGAAAAACATATCTGACAGTGTATGTAATGCATAATCTGCATGATTGTCCAATACTTTTGCATAATAGCACGTATATTCCTTTGAAGTAAACGCATTAACCTGTCCGCCTATGCTATCAAATGATTCGGCTATTTCACGTGCAGTCTTGGTTTTTGTGCCTTTAAAAAACATATGCTCAAGAAAATGGGAGATCCCATTATTTTGTTCGGTTTCATTACGTGAGCCGGTACCGATCCAGACCCCTATCGCTACGGATCGAACGTGTGGAATTTCTTCCAGTACGATTCGCAATCCATTTTGGCATGTATATTTCTTAATCAAGAAAGTTCCTCCTATTCATGATGCGAAGTTACTGCTTCTTCTTACTATCTCCTTGTTTTGGCGAATTATCTGCCTTTTCTACGATTCTCTCTTCTTTCATTAAACTTGAAATCGTACCCAGCCTTAAGTTTTTTTCTTTTATTTGAAGAATTAGCGTGTTCAATGAATTGGCTGTTGAAGCAGTGGGATGCATGAGCACAATCGCCCCCTTGTGCATCTTACTCATTACACGTTCGATCAGCACATTGGGTTGTGGTTTTTGCCAGTCAATCGTATCCACACTCCACATGATCGTCCTCATATTCATTTCATCTGCAATATTCACGACTTCATCCCTGTAGCTGCCGCTTGGGGGAGCAAACCATTTTACTTTTTCGCCCGTGGTCACTTCAATCATTTCATTTGTCTTTTTCAATTCTTCTCTTACCTTGGTGGCTTCAAGTACTTTCATATCAGGATGGGAATACGAATGATTCCCCACCTCATGACCTGCATCCACAATCATCTTCGCCAAGTCAGGGTTATTCTTCACCCATCTCCCCTCTAGAAAGAACGTAGCATATACCTGATGCTTTTTCAAAGTTGCAAGCATATCAGGGATGTATTCATTTCCCCACGCTACATTGATAATAAAGGACACCATGGGCTTATCAGGATTCCCACGATAGACGGGAGAGGCAGGTAAATCAGGCAAATGCTTTTCAGGAGGGATCTGTTTGAAAATCAGCTTGTCTTCATCAAACGATTTTTCTTTCTTCATGTTTTGTAAAGACGCCTCTACATCTACTTTCAATCCATTATATCCAGGTGTAGCTTTCCAAACGGTATCTATCACAGCATCCTGAGCCGGTATCTCTCTTGATTTGGCTTCCTCTTTTATCATACGGGTGAGGTCGTTTGTGCTGTTTACGCCATTCACCACTACCACCTCTTGTTTTAATCCGTTCACATACTGATCTGAAAGAGGATTCTCCACTACTACTAAAGTCAGAATAGCAATTAGACTAATTCCAATCAAGTATTTTTTTTTCATCCCTGTCCACCTTCCTTCTCCTACAAACATATGTAAGAAAAGAACAGGGTAGAACATGGGGCATTAAAGCTCATCGAACAGATAAAAAAAGCCGTCCCGGAGGAGAGTTTGCTCCCTACAGGACAGCCTGCCAATCTTAAAGATTAACCCTGGTTTTGTTCTTCCTTTTCGCGCTGTTCCTTAAGAACTGCTTTTCGTGATAAGTTGACTCTTCCTTGATTATCGATATCCAGAACCTTTACAAGGATCTCGTCACCGATTGCCACTACATCTTCCACCTTGCGGATACGTTCTTCTGCAAGTTCAGAAATATGGACAAGTCCGTCTTTACCACTGAATATTTCTACAAATGCACCGAATTTCTCAATTCGTTTCACTTTTCCAAGATACATTTGACCGGCTTCAACTTCTCTTACGATATCTTCAATCGTTTTCTTAGCCACTTTATTCATTTCTTCATCAGTAGATGAGATGAAGATCGTTCCGTCCTGTTCAATATCAATCTTAACGCCTGTTTCGTCGATGATCTTATTGATCTGCTTACCACTTGGCCCAATGACGTCACGGATTTTATCCGGATTGATATGCATCGTCAGGATTTTCGGAGCGTATTGGGACAGGCTCGTTCTTGCTTCACCGATTGTTGCTAACATGCTATCAAGGATCTGCATTCTTCCCTTTTTCGCCTGTTGAAGTGCTTCTTCCAGGATTTCACGGGATAACCCGTCAATTTTGATGTCCATTTGAAGAGCGGTTACACCTTTGGAAGTCCCGGCTACTTTAAAATCCATGTCACCAAGGTGATCTTCCATTCCTTGAATGTCTGTCAGGATGGAATAGTTTTCACCAGACTTGATCAGACCCATAGCAATCCCGGCTACTGGTGCTTTAATAGGAACACCGGCGTCCATCATCGCAAGGGTACTTGCACAAATGCTTGCTTGAGAAGTCGAACCGTTTGATTCGAGTACTTCCGATACAAGACGGATTGTATAAGGGAAGTCTTTTTCGTTTGGAATAATTGGATCCAGAGCCTTTTCTCCCAATGCTCCGTGTCCGATTTCACGGCGACCTGGTCCTCTGATCGGTCCTGTGGATCCTACACTGAATTGAGGGAAGTTATAATGGTGCATGAATCGTTTTGATTCTTCAATTCCCAGGCCATCAAGTACCTGAACATCTCCTAAAGCACCCAGCGTACAAATACTTAGTGCTTGAGTTTGTCCACGAGTAAATAATCCTGACCCGTGAGTTCTTGGCAATAAACCGACCTCTGAGGACAATGGACGGATTTCGTCAACTTTCCGGCCATCTGGACGGACTTTGTCTTCGGTGATCAGTCGGCGAACTTCATTTTTCACAAGCATATCCAATACTTTTTTCACTTGTTTCAAGGTAGCTTCGTCGGCTTCCTTCTCTTCTTCATATACGGCCATCACTTTATCTTTAACAGCTCCGATGGCTTCTTCACGGGCATGCTTTTCTTGAACCTGAATGGCAGGAATCAATTCACTTTCACATATGGAACGAACCTCTGCCTCAACGTCTTGATCTAATTCTACAAGTTGAATGTCAGATTTTTCTTTACCGACTTTAGCGACGATTTCCTCCTGGAAAGCAACCAGACGCTTAATTTCTTCATGACCGAACATGATTGCTTCAAGCATTGTCTCTTCCGGAACCTCATCTGCACCAGCTTCCACCATATTAATGGCATCTTTCGTACCGGCAACGGATAAATGAATCTCACTCTTCTCCAATTGCTCGACAGAAGGGTTAATGATGAATTCCCCATCAACAAGACCAACGATGACTCCTGCAATCGGACCTTCGAACGGAATATCTGAAACCGATAGCGCTAATGAGGAACCAAACATAGCGGCCATTTCAGATGAACAATTCTGGTCTACACTCATCACAATGCTGATTACTTGAACTTCATTACGGAATCCATCTGCGAACAATGGTCGGATGGGACGATCTATTAAGCGGCTCGCAAGGATGGCTTTCTCACTCGGGCGGCCTTCACGTTTAATGAATCCTCCAGGGATTTTACCCACTGCATATAATCTCTCTTCATAGTTAACGGTTAATGGGAAGAAATCCAAAGGTTTTGGTTCTTTAGAAGCTGTAGCACTGCTAAGTACCGCAGTATCTCCATAGCGTACCATTACCGCTCCATTCGCTTGTTTGGCAAATTGGCCAGCTTCGACCGTCAATTCTCTTCCGGCCCATTCGATGGAAAAGGTTTGTTTAGTTTGTTCCATAAAGTGTACCCCTCTCTTTATATATCACTAAAAGGTTCGGCCTGTACCCAACCCGGATAAACATAAAAAATAATCTATATCATGCACATATGCGCTGTTATATTCGTTTGATTTGAATCCCTGCTGACTATGTAAATACAGGATGTTGTATCAAAGCGGATGCCTGCCCCATTGTACGATGGATTTCCATCCACATTGTATACATATTATGTATTTTAGACAAAAACGAGAAAAATGAATACTTCAAATGATGAAAATGTATAAAAAGAAGTGGAGGATCATACAAAGATTTCCACTTATGAAAGCTAAAGAAAAAGCGGGACATAATCCCGCTTCCTTTGTCTGTTTATCGACGTAAACCTAATTTGTTAATTAACTCACGGTAGCGTTGTACATCTTTCTTACGTAAGTAAGATAATAGATTACGACGGTGACCTACCATTTTAAGAAGACCGCGACGAGAGTGGTGATCTTTCTTGTGAACGCGTAAGTGATCGTTCAGGTTGTTAATTTCTTCAGTTAGGACAGCAATTTGAACTTCTGGAGATCCAGTATCGTTCTCATGTACTTTGTATTCACTGATAAGTTCGTTTTTACGCTCTTTAGTGATAGCCATCCTTTTCACCTCCTAATAATTTCTTTCAAATCCCCTGTTACTGAGCAGCCGTTGGTGAATCGTGATGCCAAGCAAAGGTTCATTTCATACGATATTTAGAATACTACTCTTTTATATAAAAATCAAGTGTAATCCTCAATTTTTCGCAAAGTAGTCTATCGCCTGGTCCTTATCTTTCTGAATTTGGGAGATTAGCTCCTCTATTCCGGAAAATTTCTGTTCGTCCCTTATTCTATCATACCATTCAATGAACACTTCTTCTCCGTAAATGGAAGTGTGGAAATCAAAAAGATGGACTTCAATTGACAAAGAATAATCATCCGGATTTTTGAAGGTTGGTTTGTACCCGATATTGCACACACCATCAAACCATTTATCATGAATTTTCATCCTTACCGCATAAACCCCCACCTTAGGGGTCAGGTAGTCATCGGAGAGTTCGATATTTGCTGTAGGGAACCCGATCTTTCTCCCTCTTTTATCTCCGTGTATGACCGTTCCCTTCATTTTGAATGGTCTGCCAAGAAGGTTCTTCACCCTGGATACATCACCTTCTTTGAGGTTTTCCCTTATCAAGGAAGAACTCACTTTCAAATCCAGATCAACATCTGTCAGTTTTGAAACGGTCGTGGAAGCAAACATCTCACGGGAATGGAAGGGGAGGGTTTCCATCGTCCCCTTTCCCATTCTGCCATATGAATAATCATATCCTGCTACGACATGCCTTACGTTAAGCCCGATAATATATTGATCGACGAAGTCCTGGGGAGTCAGATTTGCAAATTCTGACGTGAACCGGACAATGAATAAATAATCCACACCGAGTTCCTTTATGATTTCTTTCTTATCTTCCAAAGGTGTTATGTAGTGTATATGCTTATGTTTATGACCCAGTACAACGGAAGGATGGGGATCAAATGTCATCACCGCGCTTGAAACGCCCTGTTCCTTCGCTTCTTCCACTGCTGACCTGATCACCCTTTGATGTCCTTTATGAACGCCATCGAAGTACCCCAGAGCGAGTACCAGGGGTGGAAATTCATTCTTACTAATTGAATGGGGATGATGTACAGTTATTACTTTCACAGTATTTCACCTTTTTCACTAGTCGTTGAAAAGCACTTTGACAGGCTTGATGATCCCAGGCTTGTCAGGATGCCGCTGATAAATGGCAATGGCCTTGCCTTTATGCTCCATCACTACGGAACCGTCCTGCCAATCCTCAGGCTCTTCAAGGCGTGCTCCGTTCTTCACTTTCTCTGCTAATGTATCACTAATTGTCATTTTCGGCAAATGAGAAAGCCCCATTTCCAGTGGAAGAAGAAGGTTTTGAGGCTCTTCATTCTGAACAAACTCTTGTATCTGTTCGAACGTGAAACAATCTTCTTTTCTAAAATCGGCTGATTGCGTACGTGTAAGAGCGGACATATGAGCTGGATACCCCAGGCCATTCCCGATTTCAACGGCAAGCGTCCTGACATAAGTCCCTTTTCCACAAACAACTTCAAAGGTGAATGAGGGGTGATCGCCCGCTAACTCATTCCACTCCTCCAGTAATTGCAGTCTATGGATATGAACAGTCCTTGAAGGTCTATCCATTTCTATTCCCTGTCTCGCATATTCATATAAACGCTTTCCATTTACTTTAACGGCCGAAAACATTGGGGGCGTCTGGATGATGTCACCCGTCAGACGTTGAAGGATCTCCTCAACCTCCGTTCTCGTTATGATACGGTCCACCTTCTTTTCTTCAACCTTTTCTCCCCACGCATCTTCGGTTGTAGTGGAATATCCGATCGTGACTTCTCCTTCATAGGCCTTTCCTGATGCTGTTATATACTCCGCTATCTTGGTGGCCCGTCCGACGCAAATGGGCAGGACACCAGAGACTTCGGGGTCCAGGGTACCTGTATGGCCGACTTTTTTTGTTCTGAGGAGTTTCCTCAACTTAAAGACACAATCATGGGACGTCATTCCCCTGGGCTTCCATAAGGGCAGGATACCATTCATCTCTATTACCTCCAGTATGTATTGTATTGGATCCATTCAAATAAAACATAAAGGGCTGATCCTCTGGAATGGTACTTCCGTCCGGATCAGCCCTTTCATATTACTCTTCTGTATCTTTAGACTCTTCTGGTTCATCTTGAACTTTTCTTAATAAAGATTCAATATGGTTACCATAATCAATCGACTCATCAAACTCAAAAATAATTTCAGGTGTTTTACGCAAACGGATTCTCTGTCCTACTTCAGAACGGATGAAACCTTTTGCCTTTGCAAGACCTTTAAGAGTGTTCTCTCTTTGGTCTTCCCCACCCAGAACGGTAATATACACTTTTGCCTGTTGTAAGTCCCCGGATACTTGTACATCTGTAACCGTTACAAAGCCAATACGTGGATCCTTTATTTTTCGTCCGATAATATCGCTGAGCTCTTTCTTCATTTGCTCGCTAACACGATTCGCACGATGGCTCATCAATATCACCTCTTATATGTCGTTAATGGTTATACGTTGATATAAGGCGTTCCTTATAGTGACTCGATTTGCGTATCCAGTCTTTCCCACTCAGGAAAAGAATCCATGAATTTCAATGCATGATCAATCTCTCTTTCACTCGCGTCTTTGGAAGAAGCGACAGTGACGATGGCAATCCTTGTACGCTGCCATACATCCTGGTGTCCGATTTCAGAAACCGATACATTGAATTTTTGTTTAAGACGTGACATGACCCTTTGCAGGACAGCCCGCTTATCTTTTAATGAGTGAGAGTCATAAATCATGCACTCACATTCAACATACGTGATCATTTACGTGTAATTTCCTCCATGATGAAGGCTTCGATGACGTCGCCTTCCTTGACATCATTGAAGTTCTTTATTGTAATACCACATTCGTATCCTTTGGCTACGTCTTTCGCATCATCCTTAAAGCGCTTAAGGGCATCGAGTTCACCTTCAAAGATAACGATTCCGTCACGGATGAGACGTACTCCGCTATTACGTGAAATCTTACCTTCTGTTACATAGCTTCCCGCAATCGTACCAACTTTAGACACTTTAAATGTTTGACGTACTTCCGCCTGACCGATGATCTTCTCTTCAAACTCTGGGTCAAGCATCCCTTGCATTGCCGCTTCAATTTCTTCCATTACCTTATAGATAATACGGTGTAATCGGATTTCTACGCCCTCTGCTTCGGCAGTACGCTTGGCATTGACGTCAGGTCGCACATTAAAGCCGATTACGATGGCATTAGAAGCGGATGCCAGTGTAATGTCGGATTCATTGATCGCCCCTACACCAGTATGGATGATCCGGATATTGACACCTTCCACTTCAATCTTCATTAACGAAGCGGCCAGCGCCTCAACCGACCCCTGAACATCCGCTTTAAGCACTAGGTTCAAGTCCTTCATTTCTCCCTGTTTCATTT
Coding sequences within it:
- a CDS encoding YlmC/YmxH family sporulation protein: MRLSELSGKEIVDYKKAERLGILGQTDLEFNDKSGSISALIIPTGKWLRKQGGEIRVPWHQIRTIGADMIILEVSDD
- the dpaA gene encoding dipicolinic acid synthetase subunit A, giving the protein MLTGMQIAVLGGDARQLEIIRKLTELDAKISLVGFEQLDHAFTGATKEKLDEVDFSVMDAIILPVPGTNLQGEIDTIFSNEKITLTEEIVSETPEHCTIYSGISNAYLDQIMSSTNRKLVQLFERDDVAIYNSIPTVEGTIMMAIQHTDFTIHGSDIVILGLGRVGMSVARTFHHLGGRVKVGVRKSEHLARVTEMGLVPFHLDHLEKEVENCDICINTIPVHIVKAGVIAKMPAHTLIIDLASKPGGTDFRYAEKRGIKALLAPGLPGIVAPKTAGQILANVLCQLLEEDFDSGKESSS
- the rpsO gene encoding 30S ribosomal protein S15 yields the protein MAITKERKNELISEYKVHENDTGSPEVQIAVLTEEINNLNDHLRVHKKDHHSRRGLLKMVGHRRNLLSYLRKKDVQRYRELINKLGLRR
- a CDS encoding DUF503 domain-containing protein, encoding MITYVECECMIYDSHSLKDKRAVLQRVMSRLKQKFNVSVSEIGHQDVWQRTRIAIVTVASSKDASEREIDHALKFMDSFPEWERLDTQIESL
- the ribF gene encoding bifunctional riboflavin kinase/FAD synthetase; this encodes MKVITVHHPHSISKNEFPPLVLALGYFDGVHKGHQRVIRSAVEEAKEQGVSSAVMTFDPHPSVVLGHKHKHIHYITPLEDKKEIIKELGVDYLFIVRFTSEFANLTPQDFVDQYIIGLNVRHVVAGYDYSYGRMGKGTMETLPFHSREMFASTTVSKLTDVDLDLKVSSSLIRENLKEGDVSRVKNLLGRPFKMKGTVIHGDKRGRKIGFPTANIELSDDYLTPKVGVYAVRMKIHDKWFDGVCNIGYKPTFKNPDDYSLSIEVHLFDFHTSIYGEEVFIEWYDRIRDEQKFSGIEELISQIQKDKDQAIDYFAKN
- a CDS encoding pitrilysin family protein — protein: MIKKYTCQNGLRIVLEEIPHVRSVAIGVWIGTGSRNETEQNNGISHFLEHMFFKGTKTKTAREIAESFDSIGGQVNAFTSKEYTCYYAKVLDNHADYALHTLSDMFFNSTYVEEELNKEKNVVYEEIKMYEDTPDDIVHDLLSKAIYEEHPLGYPILGTEDTLNTFNQSKLKEYMHDMYTPDQVVVSVAGNVDESFIKEVEKLFGSYQGGKGPEERIKPAFHYNKLARKKDTEQAHLCLGFDGLEIGHPDIYNLIVLNNVLGGSMSSRLFQEVREQRGLAYSVFSYHSAYEDSGMVTIYGGTGANQLDQLFDTIDSTLQALKAEGITSKELQNSKEQLKGNLMLSLESTNSRMSRNGKNELLLKRHRTLDEIVEEIDGVTMDKVNRLALDIFTDDYASSLISPDGNLPQNMKK
- the pnp gene encoding polyribonucleotide nucleotidyltransferase; this translates as MEQTKQTFSIEWAGRELTVEAGQFAKQANGAVMVRYGDTAVLSSATASKEPKPLDFFPLTVNYEERLYAVGKIPGGFIKREGRPSEKAILASRLIDRPIRPLFADGFRNEVQVISIVMSVDQNCSSEMAAMFGSSLALSVSDIPFEGPIAGVIVGLVDGEFIINPSVEQLEKSEIHLSVAGTKDAINMVEAGADEVPEETMLEAIMFGHEEIKRLVAFQEEIVAKVGKEKSDIQLVELDQDVEAEVRSICESELIPAIQVQEKHAREEAIGAVKDKVMAVYEEEKEADEATLKQVKKVLDMLVKNEVRRLITEDKVRPDGRKVDEIRPLSSEVGLLPRTHGSGLFTRGQTQALSICTLGALGDVQVLDGLGIEESKRFMHHYNFPQFSVGSTGPIRGPGRREIGHGALGEKALDPIIPNEKDFPYTIRLVSEVLESNGSTSQASICASTLAMMDAGVPIKAPVAGIAMGLIKSGENYSILTDIQGMEDHLGDMDFKVAGTSKGVTALQMDIKIDGLSREILEEALQQAKKGRMQILDSMLATIGEARTSLSQYAPKILTMHINPDKIRDVIGPSGKQINKIIDETGVKIDIEQDGTIFISSTDEEMNKVAKKTIEDIVREVEAGQMYLGKVKRIEKFGAFVEIFSGKDGLVHISELAEERIRKVEDVVAIGDEILVKVLDIDNQGRVNLSRKAVLKEQREKEEQNQG
- a CDS encoding polysaccharide deacetylase family protein, with amino-acid sequence MKKKYLIGISLIAILTLVVVENPLSDQYVNGLKQEVVVVNGVNSTNDLTRMIKEEAKSREIPAQDAVIDTVWKATPGYNGLKVDVEASLQNMKKEKSFDEDKLIFKQIPPEKHLPDLPASPVYRGNPDKPMVSFIINVAWGNEYIPDMLATLKKHQVYATFFLEGRWVKNNPDLAKMIVDAGHEVGNHSYSHPDMKVLEATKVREELKKTNEMIEVTTGEKVKWFAPPSGSYRDEVVNIADEMNMRTIMWSVDTIDWQKPQPNVLIERVMSKMHKGAIVLMHPTASTANSLNTLILQIKEKNLRLGTISSLMKEERIVEKADNSPKQGDSKKKQ
- the rbfA gene encoding 30S ribosome-binding factor RbfA, with product MSHRANRVSEQMKKELSDIIGRKIKDPRIGFVTVTDVQVSGDLQQAKVYITVLGGEDQRENTLKGLAKAKGFIRSEVGQRIRLRKTPEIIFEFDESIDYGNHIESLLRKVQDEPEESKDTEE
- the truB gene encoding tRNA pseudouridine(55) synthase TruB, coding for MNGILPLWKPRGMTSHDCVFKLRKLLRTKKVGHTGTLDPEVSGVLPICVGRATKIAEYITASGKAYEGEVTIGYSTTTEDAWGEKVEEKKVDRIITRTEVEEILQRLTGDIIQTPPMFSAVKVNGKRLYEYARQGIEMDRPSRTVHIHRLQLLEEWNELAGDHPSFTFEVVCGKGTYVRTLAVEIGNGLGYPAHMSALTRTQSADFRKEDCFTFEQIQEFVQNEEPQNLLLPLEMGLSHLPKMTISDTLAEKVKNGARLEEPEDWQDGSVVMEHKGKAIAIYQRHPDKPGIIKPVKVLFND